A single window of Nicotiana sylvestris chromosome 3, ASM39365v2, whole genome shotgun sequence DNA harbors:
- the LOC138888243 gene encoding uncharacterized protein yields the protein MKILNEAHVPDKITVNHLEKIAGKIFEANMITFSDDEFPVEGTEHNRALYLTVKCEDSVVSRVLVDNGSSANICPLYTLQKLKIGTERIHLNSVCVRGFDGGGKDSVGDIMLELSIGPVEFTMEFQVLDMVVSYNLLLGRPWIHAAKAVPSSLHQMVKFEWDSMPSGNPSKFGLGFTPTEKDVKKVKNLKQKVWSLPKPVLYISKSFVMPGDEKPPTSSIPKHVVDVDEELVKKFQSLFEEINMVEVGEGSSKADVQLVDPNVKLSNWEVTPLPTRKEFCDMTRMKNFHPSPKSQSNSEITIQEVEYDDEIEYDEEATFEEISKELKQFEEKPKPNLSETEAINLGDQDNVRETKISVHIEPRVKEEIIKTLFEYKDVFAWSYDDMPGLSTDLQKLRKFKTDMSVKIKEEITKQLTTKVIWVTRYPTWLANVVAVPKKDGKTRSKKQSNHVKDLRKFFQRLRRYNLKLNLVKCAFGVPSGKLLGFVVSRRGIEMDPSKIKAIQELPPPKNKTEVMSLFGRLNYISRFIAQLTTTCEPIFKPLKNNAIVKWTDECQKAFDKCHTSFLHYTPENGVYKGVLSN from the exons atgaagattttgaatgaggcgcatgttcctgataagatcacagtgaaccacttggaaaagatagctggcAAGATCTTCGAAGCAAATATGATCACTTTCTCGGATGATGAATTTCctgtggagggtacagaacacaatcgAGCTCTTTATCTCACGGTGAAGTGCGAAGATTCTGTTGTCTCAAGAGTTTTGGTTGACAATGGATCTAGTGCGAATATTTGTCCCCTGTATACTCTGCAAAAACTGAAGATTGGCACCGAAAGAATCCACTTGAACAGTGTGTGTGTTCGAGGCTTTGATGGGGGAGGTAAAGATTCTGTTGGAGATATAATGCTCGAATTGtcgatagggccagttgagtttaccatggaatttcaagtgttagaTATGGTTGTCtcctacaatctgttgttgggtagGCCCTGGATACATGCTGCTAAGGCAGTCCCATCTTCTctgcaccaaatggtgaagtttgaatgggacag TATGCCTAGTGGGAATCCTAGTAAGTTTGGTTTGGGATTCACGCCCACCGAGAAGGACGTGAAAAAGGTTAAAAATCTGAAACAAAAAGTATGGTCGCTCCCCAAGCCCGTCCTATACATCTCTAAGTCTTTTGTCATGCCAGGGGATGAAAAACCTCCAACCTCTTCAATACCAAAACATGTCGTCGATGTTGATGAAGAGCTGGTCAAGAAGTTCCAAAGTTTGTTTGAAGAGAttaatatggtagaagttggtgaaGGCTCTAGTAAAGCAGATGTGCAGCTCGTCGACCCAAACGTGAAGCTTAGCAATTGGGAAgttactcctctccccaccagaaAGGAGTTTTG TGACATGACACGCATGAAGAATTTTCATCCAAGTcctaaaagtcaatctaattctgaaataacaatccaagaagtagaatatgatgatgaaatagaatatgatgaagaagcaacatttgaggaaatcagtaaagagctaaaacaatttgaagaaaaaccaaagcctaattTGAGTGAAACTGAAGCAATTAATTTAGGGGACCAGGATAATGTTAGGGAAACCAAAATAAGTGTGCATATAGAACCGCGAGTTAAGGAGGAAATAATTAAAACActgtttgagtacaaagatgtatttgcatggtcatatgacgatatgccgggcctgagcactgatctg caaaagttgcgaaagttcaagactgatatgagtgtgaagatcaaagaagaaatcacaaagcagcttACTACAAAGGTCATTTGGGTCACgagatatcccacttggttagctaatgttgttgcagtaccaaagaaggatggtaagaccagg tcaaagaagcagtCTAATCATGTCAAAGACCTGAGGAAatttttccaaaggctccgcaggtacaacctcaagctcaatctagtgaaatgtgcatttggagtccCGTCTGGTAAACTGCTGGGATTCGTGGTCAGTAGACGCGGTATTGAGATGGatccgtcgaagatcaaagctattcaagagttaccgccaccaaagaacaaaacagaggtgatgagtttgtttggaaggttaaattacattagcaggtttattgctcaacttacgacaacttgtgagcccatctttaagcctCTGAAGAATAATGCTATAGTCAAGTGGACTGACGAGTGTCAAAAAGCATTTgataagtgtcacacctcctttttacactacACCCCCGAGAatggagtatataagggagttctttccaattaa